A window of the Nibribacter ruber genome harbors these coding sequences:
- the cysS gene encoding cysteine--tRNA ligase: MQHPLSLYNTLTRQKSSFEPLHSPFVGLYVCGPTVYGDAHLGHARPYITFDVLRRYMQYLGYKVRYVRNITDVGHLQNDADFGEDKIQKLAKAAHLEPMEVVEKYTNSFHADMASLNVLPPDIEPRASGHIIEQIEMIQEILANGLAYESNGSVYFDVPAYNKEHNYGKLSGRVIEDLLSNTRDNLEGQEEKRSPLDFALWKKASPSHIMRWNSPWSEGFPGWHLECSAMSRKYLGTQFDIHGGGLDLMFPHHECEIAQSQASDNHTDAARFWMHNNLITINGKKMGKSLGNFITLGELFTGKHEVLQQAYSPMTIRFFILQAHYRSTLDFSNEGLQAARKGFLKVMNGLRILEQLQYPETTGDIDAKAEEEIKKQVAELFTSLNDDLNTAKVIAALFNLLKKINSMFTGGFKLETISKEVFEQMRTAYQTMVKDILGLKEEQTANAMDMLQLVLSFYKEAKEAKDYAKVDLIRAQLKGQGIVIKDMKTGIDWAYEE, encoded by the coding sequence ATGCAACACCCATTGTCATTATATAATACGCTCACGCGGCAGAAGTCATCCTTTGAACCCTTGCACAGTCCGTTCGTGGGGCTTTACGTTTGCGGACCTACCGTCTACGGCGACGCCCATTTAGGCCACGCCCGACCGTACATCACCTTTGATGTGCTACGCCGCTACATGCAGTACCTGGGATACAAAGTGCGCTACGTGCGCAATATCACAGACGTGGGTCACTTGCAGAACGACGCAGACTTCGGCGAAGACAAGATTCAGAAACTAGCCAAGGCCGCGCATCTGGAGCCCATGGAAGTAGTGGAAAAATACACCAACAGCTTCCACGCAGATATGGCTAGCTTGAACGTGCTGCCCCCAGACATTGAACCGCGCGCCTCGGGCCACATCATTGAGCAGATAGAGATGATTCAGGAGATTCTGGCCAACGGTTTGGCGTATGAGTCCAACGGGTCGGTGTATTTTGATGTACCCGCTTATAATAAGGAGCATAACTACGGCAAGCTTTCTGGCCGCGTGATAGAAGATTTGCTGTCCAATACCCGCGACAACCTGGAAGGGCAGGAAGAGAAGCGCTCGCCGCTGGACTTTGCGCTCTGGAAGAAAGCCTCGCCTAGTCATATCATGCGCTGGAATTCGCCGTGGTCAGAAGGATTTCCGGGTTGGCATTTGGAGTGCTCGGCCATGAGTAGAAAATACCTGGGCACGCAGTTTGACATCCACGGCGGCGGACTGGACTTGATGTTCCCGCACCATGAATGCGAGATTGCCCAAAGCCAGGCCAGCGACAACCACACAGACGCCGCCCGTTTCTGGATGCACAATAACCTCATCACCATCAACGGCAAGAAGATGGGTAAATCCTTGGGCAACTTCATTACGCTGGGCGAGCTGTTCACCGGGAAGCATGAGGTGTTGCAGCAGGCCTACAGCCCCATGACCATTAGGTTCTTCATCTTGCAGGCCCATTACCGTAGCACGCTGGACTTCAGCAATGAAGGCTTGCAGGCCGCGCGCAAAGGCTTCTTGAAGGTGATGAACGGGCTCCGCATTCTGGAGCAGTTGCAGTACCCAGAAACCACCGGTGACATTGACGCCAAAGCCGAAGAGGAAATCAAGAAACAAGTAGCCGAATTATTTACTAGCTTGAACGATGACTTGAACACGGCCAAAGTGATTGCGGCGCTGTTCAATCTGCTCAAGAAAATCAACAGCATGTTCACGGGCGGCTTTAAACTGGAGACCATTTCTAAAGAAGTGTTTGAGCAGATGCGTACCGCCTACCAGACCATGGTGAAAGACATTCTGGGCTTAAAAGAAGAGCAGACCGCCAACGCCATGGATATGCTGCAACTGGTGCTCAGTTTTTACAAAGAAGCCAAGGAAGCGAAAGACTACGCCAAGGTGGATTTAATCAGGGCGCAGTTGAAAGGACAAGGCATTGTCATTAAAGATATGAAAACCGGTATAGACTGGGCTTATGAAGAATAA
- a CDS encoding endonuclease/exonuclease/phosphatase family protein: MLKTLLSFLTMLSTGWLLVGVLCQYVPPHVFWPAGFIAMSLPGALLFNFVMGLLWLWKKPLWALLPLGLIVLFWSQHTRYFTLNTPDAQPLPEQQRVTVLSYNVRVFNVYKHLHAADPGLPEKEMQWVASHPADILCLQEFYYDKKHKQYNSKKRIGTSQGREMFLGKALTNRIGAEFGLAIFSRFPIVNKGHVEFDRPTKNQVIFVDVKLPNKDTLRVYNMHLESMSIEEKEVEAAVESEAAFKTKGRGIARRLKGGFIARSHQVQRLIEHLQESPYPVLICGDLNDVPSSYTYQQLRRHLDNAFEAGGSGFGFTYNGKLPLRIDNQFFSPSMQLLRFDVLEHIPYSDHFPLESTYVMEKRPEQEVAE, encoded by the coding sequence GTGCTGAAGACGCTTCTTTCTTTCCTGACCATGTTGTCTACTGGGTGGCTGCTGGTGGGGGTTCTTTGCCAGTATGTTCCCCCGCACGTGTTTTGGCCGGCTGGCTTCATTGCCATGTCCCTGCCCGGGGCGCTGCTGTTTAATTTTGTCATGGGCCTGCTCTGGCTCTGGAAAAAACCGTTGTGGGCCTTGCTGCCGCTGGGGCTCATTGTCCTGTTCTGGAGCCAACATACGCGTTACTTTACCCTAAACACGCCAGACGCGCAGCCTCTCCCAGAACAACAACGCGTCACGGTCTTAAGTTACAACGTGCGCGTGTTTAACGTCTACAAGCACCTGCACGCCGCAGACCCAGGCCTTCCAGAAAAGGAAATGCAATGGGTGGCCAGTCATCCGGCAGATATCCTCTGCCTGCAGGAGTTCTACTATGACAAAAAGCACAAGCAGTACAACAGCAAGAAGCGCATAGGCACCAGCCAGGGGCGCGAGATGTTTTTGGGCAAGGCCCTCACCAATAGAATAGGCGCCGAGTTTGGCCTGGCCATCTTCTCCCGCTTTCCCATTGTGAACAAAGGACACGTTGAATTTGACCGGCCTACCAAGAACCAAGTCATTTTTGTGGACGTGAAGCTTCCCAACAAAGACACGCTGCGGGTGTACAACATGCACCTGGAGTCCATGAGCATTGAGGAGAAGGAAGTAGAAGCCGCTGTAGAAAGCGAGGCCGCGTTCAAAACCAAGGGCCGGGGCATTGCCCGGCGGCTCAAAGGTGGTTTTATTGCCCGTAGCCACCAGGTGCAGCGCCTCATAGAACACTTGCAGGAAAGTCCGTACCCGGTTTTAATCTGCGGAGACCTCAATGACGTACCCAGTTCTTACACGTACCAGCAACTGCGCCGGCACCTGGACAATGCGTTTGAAGCAGGCGGCAGCGGGTTTGGGTTCACGTATAACGGAAAGCTGCCCCTGCGCATAGACAACCAGTTCTTCAGCCCCAGCATGCAACTGCTTCGGTTTGACGTGCTGGAGCATATTCCGTATTCAGACCATTTTCCGCTGGAAAGCACGTATGTGATGGAGAAACGCCCCGAACAAGAAGTAGCAGAATAG
- a CDS encoding Sec-independent protein translocase subunit TatA/TatB, protein MMLSNVLAFIGNLGTGEMILIVLVILLLFGAKRIPDLARGLGKGIREFKDATNEIKSDIEKSANNNDRYNNNQGHNNQGGYNNGPYNPNPNAGYNQQPGMNNPAPGAYNNDPAVNPNPNNTTNPNV, encoded by the coding sequence ATGATGCTATCTAACGTTTTGGCATTTATCGGTAACCTGGGCACAGGCGAGATGATTTTGATCGTGCTTGTGATTCTTCTCCTTTTCGGGGCGAAGCGTATTCCAGATCTGGCCCGCGGCTTAGGAAAAGGTATCCGCGAGTTCAAGGATGCCACTAATGAGATCAAGTCAGACATTGAGAAGTCTGCCAACAACAACGACCGCTACAACAACAACCAAGGCCATAACAACCAAGGTGGGTACAACAACGGCCCGTATAACCCAAATCCTAACGCGGGTTACAACCAACAGCCTGGCATGAACAACCCAGCCCCTGGTGCCTACAACAACGACCCAGCGGTTAATCCTAACCCAAATAATACTACCAACCCCAACGTTTAA
- the gatA gene encoding Asp-tRNA(Asn)/Glu-tRNA(Gln) amidotransferase subunit GatA, with the protein MRYTSLDAIREEIGRGSLTCKQLVEQYLQNISEKRHLNAFLEVFEAEALQKAEEVDAKIKAGTAGKLAGMVIGLKDVLAYEGHALQASSQILNGFKSLYTGTAVQRLLQEDAILIGRQNCDEFAMGASNENSSFGPVLNDADNTRVPGGSSGGSAVAVQAHLCLASIGSDTGGSVRQPGAFCGVIGMKPTYSRISRYGLIAYASSFDQIGVLTHSVEDAALLLEVMAGPDEFDATVSQRPVPAYSQNLTYDRPARIGYIKDSIESPGLQPEVKDAVMGVLDRLQEEGHTVEAVDFPYLDYMVPTYYILTTAEASSNLGRYDGVKYGYRSENVTDLTSLYKKTRSEGFGPEVQRRIILGTFVLSADYYDAYYTKAQQVRRLIKDKTDELLKQYDFLILPTAPTTAFKLGENTKDPLAMYLADIFTVQASLAGVPAISLPIGEDAAGLPIGVQLMTKAFGEEQLFAFSKQLMDHQKTVSA; encoded by the coding sequence ATGCGCTACACATCCCTTGACGCTATCCGTGAGGAGATAGGCCGAGGCTCGCTCACCTGTAAACAACTGGTGGAGCAGTACTTGCAGAACATATCAGAAAAGCGCCACCTCAATGCTTTTTTAGAAGTGTTTGAGGCCGAAGCCTTACAGAAGGCCGAGGAGGTGGATGCTAAAATAAAAGCCGGCACCGCCGGTAAACTGGCCGGCATGGTCATTGGCCTGAAGGACGTATTAGCCTATGAGGGCCATGCGTTGCAAGCCTCCAGCCAGATCCTGAACGGATTCAAATCTCTCTACACGGGTACTGCTGTGCAGCGCTTGTTGCAGGAAGACGCCATTCTCATTGGCCGTCAGAACTGTGACGAGTTTGCCATGGGTGCCTCTAATGAGAACTCTTCTTTTGGCCCCGTGCTCAATGACGCCGACAACACCCGCGTACCGGGTGGTTCGTCTGGCGGATCAGCGGTGGCCGTGCAGGCGCATCTGTGTTTAGCCTCCATTGGCTCAGACACGGGTGGTTCTGTGCGTCAGCCGGGTGCGTTCTGCGGCGTGATTGGCATGAAACCCACGTATTCCCGCATTTCGCGCTACGGTCTTATTGCCTATGCTTCTTCTTTTGACCAGATTGGGGTCTTGACGCACAGCGTAGAAGATGCCGCTCTTTTATTAGAGGTTATGGCCGGGCCCGATGAGTTTGACGCCACCGTAAGCCAGCGCCCCGTACCGGCCTACAGCCAGAACCTGACCTATGACCGTCCCGCGCGCATTGGGTACATCAAAGACTCCATTGAAAGTCCAGGCTTGCAGCCCGAGGTGAAGGATGCCGTGATGGGCGTCCTTGACAGGCTGCAGGAAGAAGGCCACACGGTAGAGGCCGTGGACTTCCCGTACCTGGACTACATGGTGCCTACCTACTACATCCTGACCACCGCTGAGGCCAGCTCTAACCTGGGTCGCTATGACGGCGTCAAGTACGGCTACCGCAGCGAGAACGTCACCGATTTAACGTCGCTTTACAAAAAGACTCGGTCAGAAGGTTTTGGCCCAGAAGTGCAGCGTCGTATCATTTTGGGCACTTTTGTCTTGAGTGCAGATTACTATGACGCCTACTATACCAAGGCCCAGCAAGTAAGACGCCTTATCAAAGACAAGACAGATGAGTTGCTCAAGCAATATGATTTCTTGATATTGCCTACCGCTCCTACTACGGCCTTTAAGCTAGGCGAGAACACCAAAGACCCGTTGGCCATGTATCTGGCAGACATCTTTACGGTGCAGGCTTCGTTGGCGGGCGTTCCGGCTATTTCGTTACCAATTGGAGAAGACGCAGCAGGTCTGCCTATTGGGGTGCAACTGATGACCAAAGCGTTTGGCGAAGAGCAATTGTTTGCATTCTCTAAGCAACTGATGGACCACCAAAAAACCGTTTCTGCTTAA
- a CDS encoding lytic transglycosylase domain-containing protein, whose translation MRISTFLTGVVLALGLGFTAQAQRLTVPELPIAGLKDSTKLAMDSVEFIPVESNELIQDRLSCLESEIPLEFNKHVRGLIDYFTIRNRKYTRRILEREQLYFPMFEKYLAKHNMPDELKYLAVVESALLPKAVSSAKAVGLWQFMTPTANDFRLVQNSYLDERMDPEKSTEAACKFLKQLHKMFGSWEMALAAYNCGPGNVKKAIARSGGKRTFWEIYPYLPKETRSYVPSFTAIVYAMNHAPDHNIKPDSIRKPVAVDTVLINNGIDLKLLAKQLNLPENQLVELNPALRKPFVPETVQNFALRIPVTARPALDMNRMAILDSARYRAPVQLKLPASSTMVAKAEPAVPVDSATKKTYYTVRRGDNLDKIAKAHDVTISDLKTWNKLKGSTLLASQKLIVAQPAVLKPEAEPKSEAALLASAEVVAAEKDVKVAGPNAENTPKENAATALVAEKKSSVKTSAGDQKEILKRGTVHHVQPGDTLWNISKRYNNVSVDQLKKANNLKDNEIKPGMKLIVG comes from the coding sequence ATGCGCATTTCTACCTTTCTCACAGGCGTTGTATTGGCATTAGGACTGGGCTTTACGGCTCAAGCCCAAAGACTCACCGTTCCAGAGCTACCTATTGCAGGGTTGAAAGACTCTACTAAACTAGCAATGGACAGCGTGGAGTTTATTCCAGTAGAATCCAATGAGCTCATCCAGGACCGCCTGAGCTGTCTTGAAAGTGAGATTCCGTTGGAGTTCAACAAGCACGTGAGAGGGTTGATAGACTATTTCACTATAAGAAACCGCAAGTATACCCGCCGCATTCTAGAGCGCGAGCAGCTGTACTTCCCTATGTTTGAGAAATACCTGGCCAAGCACAACATGCCAGATGAACTCAAGTATTTGGCGGTGGTGGAGTCTGCCCTATTACCAAAAGCAGTTTCTTCTGCCAAGGCAGTAGGTCTGTGGCAGTTCATGACGCCTACGGCCAATGACTTCAGGCTGGTGCAAAACTCGTATCTGGATGAGCGCATGGACCCTGAGAAGTCTACCGAGGCCGCCTGTAAATTCCTGAAGCAGTTGCACAAAATGTTTGGCTCCTGGGAGATGGCCTTGGCGGCGTATAACTGCGGACCGGGCAACGTGAAGAAAGCCATTGCGCGGTCTGGCGGCAAACGTACTTTCTGGGAGATTTATCCGTACCTGCCCAAAGAGACCCGCAGTTATGTACCGTCGTTCACCGCCATTGTGTACGCCATGAACCACGCGCCGGATCATAACATCAAGCCAGATTCCATCAGGAAGCCTGTAGCAGTAGATACCGTTCTCATCAACAATGGCATTGACTTGAAACTGCTGGCCAAGCAATTGAACCTGCCTGAGAACCAGTTGGTGGAGTTGAACCCGGCCTTACGCAAGCCTTTTGTACCCGAGACAGTTCAGAATTTTGCCCTGCGCATTCCGGTAACGGCACGCCCGGCACTGGACATGAATAGAATGGCTATTTTAGATTCAGCCAGATACAGAGCGCCTGTGCAGTTGAAACTTCCTGCTTCTTCTACCATGGTAGCCAAGGCAGAACCCGCCGTTCCGGTAGACAGCGCCACCAAGAAAACCTATTACACCGTCAGGCGCGGTGACAACTTGGACAAGATTGCCAAAGCCCACGACGTAACCATTTCTGACCTGAAAACCTGGAACAAACTGAAAGGCTCCACCCTTTTGGCCAGTCAGAAACTTATTGTGGCCCAGCCAGCCGTTCTGAAGCCAGAGGCCGAACCAAAGTCTGAAGCAGCCTTATTGGCTTCAGCAGAGGTGGTGGCCGCTGAGAAAGACGTCAAGGTAGCGGGTCCTAACGCAGAAAATACACCAAAAGAGAATGCCGCCACTGCCCTGGTAGCCGAGAAAAAGTCTTCTGTGAAGACATCTGCGGGAGACCAGAAGGAAATCTTGAAAAGAGGCACCGTGCACCACGTTCAGCCCGGCGACACGCTCTGGAACATTTCTAAGCGCTACAACAACGTGAGCGTGGACCAGTTGAAGAAGGCCAACAATTTAAAAGACAATGAGATTAAGCCCGGCATGAAATTGATTGTAGGCTAA
- a CDS encoding NADP-dependent malic enzyme produces the protein MIKINKEDALNYHSQGQPGKIEVVPTKMVSTQMDLALAYSPGVAEPCKEIAANPEDVYKYTAKGNLVGVISNGTAVLGLGNIGPEASKPVMEGKGVLFKKFAGIDVFDIEINETDPDKFIQIVKSLEPTFGGINLEDIKAPESFKIENALREQMNIPLMHDDQHGTAIISSAALLNALELVGKKIRDIQVVINGAGAAAIACTKLYVALGVKLDNIVMFDKDGIINPHRNDLDIYRAQFVTMRKITTLAEAMKNADVFIGLSAGNVLSPDLVKLMAKDPIIFALANPDPEIPYDVAMATRKDLIMATGRSDHPNQVNNVLGFPYIFRGALDVRATEINEAMKLAAVKALAELAKEPVPDLVHKAYSDNTISFGREYLIPKPLDPRLITVVSPAVAKAAMDSGVAKHPITNWERYHHELQARIGINQKLMNRVMSQAKQNPKTVIFAEADHYKILKAAQIVLDQGIATPILLGNRVRIAELMEEYKLDLQGVRIVDPLEEDAKCEKYAHMFYEKRKRKGVSLFDARRLMRYRNYFGCMMVETGEADALISGLTRDYSKTILPALQVIGVEEGVNKVAGMYIILSKKEPFFFADTTVNLNPTAEEMVDIIGLTARYVRFFDTDPRVAVLSYSNFGSSSGVIPAKTSEATRLAKLKYPDLLIDGEMQANTALNADLLREHYPFSELAKEGANTLIFPTLESGNIAYKLLQEMGHAEAIGPVLMGMRKPVHILQLGSSVREIVNMVAISVVDAQTSNGKL, from the coding sequence ATGATCAAAATCAACAAGGAAGACGCTCTTAACTATCACAGCCAAGGGCAGCCCGGGAAGATTGAAGTGGTTCCTACAAAGATGGTGAGCACGCAGATGGACTTAGCCCTGGCTTATTCGCCGGGCGTGGCTGAGCCTTGCAAAGAAATTGCCGCCAACCCAGAAGACGTTTACAAATATACCGCCAAGGGCAACCTGGTAGGCGTAATTTCTAACGGTACCGCCGTTTTAGGCTTAGGAAACATTGGCCCAGAGGCTTCTAAGCCCGTGATGGAGGGAAAAGGCGTTCTCTTCAAGAAGTTTGCCGGCATAGACGTTTTTGACATCGAGATCAACGAGACCGACCCTGATAAATTCATTCAGATAGTAAAGTCCCTGGAGCCTACGTTTGGCGGCATTAACCTGGAGGACATCAAAGCCCCAGAAAGCTTCAAGATAGAAAATGCCCTGCGGGAGCAGATGAACATTCCGCTCATGCATGATGACCAGCACGGCACGGCCATCATCTCCAGCGCTGCCCTGTTGAACGCACTGGAGCTGGTAGGCAAAAAGATACGGGACATCCAGGTGGTGATCAATGGCGCAGGTGCGGCCGCCATTGCCTGTACCAAGTTATATGTAGCCCTGGGCGTGAAGCTGGACAACATTGTCATGTTTGACAAGGACGGCATCATCAACCCGCACCGCAACGACCTGGACATTTACCGGGCGCAGTTTGTGACCATGCGGAAGATCACCACGCTGGCAGAAGCTATGAAGAACGCAGACGTGTTCATTGGCTTAAGCGCCGGCAACGTCTTGAGCCCAGACCTGGTGAAACTGATGGCCAAAGACCCCATCATCTTTGCCCTGGCCAACCCAGACCCTGAGATTCCTTATGACGTGGCCATGGCTACCCGCAAGGATTTGATTATGGCCACCGGCCGCTCTGACCATCCTAACCAGGTAAACAACGTGCTGGGTTTCCCTTATATCTTTAGAGGAGCCTTGGACGTACGCGCCACCGAAATTAACGAAGCCATGAAACTGGCGGCGGTAAAAGCCTTGGCAGAACTAGCCAAAGAACCCGTTCCAGACCTGGTGCACAAAGCCTACAGTGACAATACCATTTCCTTCGGACGGGAGTACCTGATTCCCAAGCCGTTGGATCCTCGCTTGATTACAGTGGTGAGTCCGGCCGTGGCCAAAGCGGCCATGGATTCTGGCGTGGCCAAACACCCCATTACCAACTGGGAGCGCTACCATCATGAGTTACAGGCCCGCATTGGCATCAACCAGAAGCTGATGAACCGCGTCATGAGCCAGGCCAAGCAGAACCCTAAAACGGTCATCTTTGCGGAGGCGGATCATTACAAGATTCTGAAAGCGGCCCAGATTGTCTTAGACCAGGGCATTGCTACGCCTATTCTATTGGGCAACAGAGTGCGCATTGCCGAGCTGATGGAAGAGTACAAGCTGGATCTTCAGGGAGTACGCATAGTAGACCCACTGGAAGAAGACGCCAAATGTGAGAAGTACGCACACATGTTCTATGAGAAGCGCAAACGCAAAGGCGTGAGCCTGTTTGACGCCCGCCGCCTCATGCGCTACCGCAATTATTTTGGCTGTATGATGGTGGAGACCGGCGAGGCAGACGCTTTGATTTCTGGCTTGACCCGTGACTACTCCAAGACCATTCTTCCGGCCTTGCAAGTGATTGGCGTAGAGGAAGGCGTGAACAAAGTGGCCGGCATGTACATCATCCTCAGCAAAAAAGAACCGTTCTTCTTTGCAGACACCACTGTAAACCTAAACCCTACCGCAGAGGAAATGGTGGACATCATTGGGTTGACGGCCCGCTATGTACGCTTCTTTGACACAGACCCACGGGTGGCTGTTCTTTCTTACTCCAACTTCGGGTCTAGCAGCGGCGTCATTCCGGCCAAAACCAGTGAAGCCACGCGTCTGGCCAAGTTGAAATACCCAGACTTGCTGATTGACGGCGAGATGCAGGCCAACACCGCTTTGAACGCTGATCTATTGCGCGAGCATTATCCGTTCAGTGAGCTGGCCAAGGAAGGTGCCAACACCTTGATCTTCCCTACGCTGGAGTCTGGCAACATTGCCTACAAGCTTTTGCAGGAGATGGGCCACGCCGAGGCCATCGGTCCGGTATTGATGGGTATGCGCAAACCAGTGCACATTTTACAATTAGGCAGCTCGGTGCGCGAAATCGTGAATATGGTGGCCATTTCTGTGGTAGATGCCCAGACGTCCAATGGGAAACTATAA
- the ruvA gene encoding Holliday junction branch migration protein RuvA, with amino-acid sequence MIAYIDGRLAHKDPTYVIIDVGGVGYELRISLNTYGALPEGERCRLFTHLAIKEDSHTLYGFADSAEKNAFLHLISISGVGPNTGLMILSYLTVPELQQAIVREDVRTIQKVKGIGAKTAQRIILELRDKFRKGLGAEGLHVSFEAHNTSREEALSALVTLGFAKNMAEKTLDNIIKREGAGLSVEDMIKLALKSS; translated from the coding sequence ATGATTGCTTATATAGACGGCCGTCTTGCCCACAAAGATCCCACGTATGTCATCATTGACGTGGGCGGTGTTGGGTATGAGTTACGCATCTCCTTGAACACCTACGGAGCCTTGCCCGAGGGAGAGCGCTGTCGGTTGTTCACGCACCTGGCCATCAAAGAAGACTCCCATACCTTATATGGATTTGCCGATTCTGCGGAGAAAAACGCGTTTCTGCACCTTATCTCTATTTCGGGCGTGGGGCCTAACACGGGCCTCATGATCCTTTCTTACCTAACGGTGCCTGAGTTGCAGCAAGCCATTGTGCGGGAAGACGTACGCACCATTCAGAAGGTGAAAGGCATTGGCGCCAAGACGGCCCAGCGCATCATTCTGGAGCTGCGTGACAAGTTCAGAAAAGGACTGGGCGCCGAAGGTCTGCACGTCTCCTTTGAGGCACACAATACGTCCAGAGAGGAGGCGTTATCTGCATTGGTAACCCTGGGCTTTGCCAAGAACATGGCAGAGAAAACCCTGGACAACATCATCAAGCGCGAGGGTGCTGGTTTGAGTGTAGAAGACATGATCAAGCTTGCCCTGAAATCATCATAG